The following are encoded together in the Parcubacteria group bacterium genome:
- the fusA gene encoding elongation factor G — translation MPRKYPIDKYRNIGIIAHIDAGKTTTTERILYYTGITHKIGEVHEGEAVMDWMEQERERGITITSAATTCFWRDCQINIIDTPGHVDFTVEVERSLRVLDGGVTVFDGKEGVEPQSETVWRQAEKYDIPRLCFINKIDKEGADFEYSLGSIWNRLTPHAVAVQIPIGERGDFSGVVDLMRMKAVYFVGDKGEKLEEKEIPEELLSKAKEWREKMIEKIAETDDKLTEKYLSGEEITEEELKKALRVAVIQAKVFPVFVGTALRNKGIQLVLDAVIDYLPSPADIPPVKGTDPRNGAEIERKALDGEPFSALAFKVATDPFVGQLTFFRVYSGMIKAGSYVLNSTKDEKERVGRILQMHSNHREEIEDLYSGGIGALVGMKVTTTGNTLCDIDKPILLESITFPEPVIDIAIEPKTKADQEKMGLALKKLSEEDPTFRVRSDEETNQVIISGMGELHLDILVDRMKREFKVEANIGQPQVAYRETIKISAEAEGKYIKQSGGKGQYGHCWIKVEPQEPGKGFEFDNKIKGGVIPQEFISPIEKGVKEAMNSGVLAGYPVVDVKATLYDGSFHEVDSSEIAFKIAASMAFQEATRRAKPVILEPVMKVQVITPENFMGDVVGDVNAKRGIIKEINDRGEGNARVKVIDAEIPLASMFGYATQLRSMTQGRANYAMEFGHYAEVPTNIAEGIKSKK, via the coding sequence ATGCCAAGGAAATACCCTATAGATAAATATCGAAATATTGGCATTATCGCCCATATTGACGCTGGTAAAACAACAACTACCGAGCGTATTTTGTATTACACGGGAATTACTCATAAAATTGGAGAAGTGCATGAGGGAGAGGCAGTAATGGATTGGATGGAACAAGAAAGAGAAAGGGGGATTACTATTACCAGTGCTGCTACCACTTGTTTTTGGAGAGATTGCCAGATTAATATTATTGATACTCCGGGACATGTGGATTTTACGGTTGAAGTGGAGAGATCGCTTCGCGTGCTTGATGGCGGTGTAACGGTATTTGATGGAAAAGAAGGAGTGGAACCGCAATCGGAAACCGTCTGGAGGCAGGCAGAAAAATATGATATACCAAGGCTTTGTTTTATCAATAAAATTGACAAAGAAGGAGCTGACTTCGAATATTCATTGGGATCAATTTGGAACAGGTTGACTCCGCATGCGGTGGCAGTTCAAATTCCGATTGGAGAAAGAGGAGACTTTTCCGGAGTAGTAGACCTTATGAGAATGAAAGCGGTTTACTTTGTGGGAGATAAAGGAGAAAAGCTTGAAGAAAAAGAAATTCCAGAGGAGCTTTTAAGCAAGGCAAAAGAATGGAGAGAAAAAATGATTGAAAAAATTGCCGAAACCGATGATAAATTAACTGAAAAATATTTAAGCGGAGAAGAAATAACCGAAGAAGAACTTAAAAAGGCTCTTCGCGTTGCTGTTATTCAAGCCAAAGTGTTTCCTGTATTTGTCGGAACCGCGCTTCGCAACAAAGGAATACAGCTGGTTTTGGATGCTGTCATTGATTATCTTCCGTCTCCGGCCGATATTCCTCCAGTTAAAGGAACTGATCCGAGAAACGGAGCAGAGATAGAAAGAAAAGCTTTGGACGGGGAACCATTCTCGGCGCTGGCTTTTAAGGTTGCCACCGATCCGTTTGTCGGACAGCTGACATTTTTTCGAGTTTATTCAGGAATGATTAAAGCCGGATCATATGTTCTGAATTCCACTAAAGATGAAAAAGAAAGGGTTGGACGAATACTCCAGATGCACTCTAATCACAGAGAGGAAATTGAGGATCTTTATTCCGGTGGAATTGGAGCGCTGGTCGGAATGAAAGTTACTACAACTGGAAATACTCTTTGCGACATAGACAAACCGATCCTTCTTGAATCCATAACTTTTCCCGAACCGGTTATCGATATCGCCATTGAACCGAAAACCAAAGCTGATCAGGAAAAAATGGGATTGGCGCTCAAAAAACTTTCCGAAGAGGATCCGACTTTCAGAGTTAGAAGCGATGAGGAAACTAATCAAGTTATTATTTCCGGAATGGGAGAGCTTCATTTGGATATTCTAGTCGATCGAATGAAAAGAGAATTTAAAGTTGAAGCCAATATCGGACAGCCTCAAGTAGCTTATCGAGAAACAATAAAAATTTCTGCTGAAGCGGAAGGAAAATATATCAAGCAATCCGGAGGAAAAGGACAATACGGACATTGTTGGATTAAAGTCGAACCGCAAGAACCCGGCAAGGGATTTGAATTTGACAATAAGATTAAGGGCGGAGTTATTCCTCAGGAATTTATTTCTCCGATTGAAAAAGGAGTTAAGGAAGCAATGAATAGCGGTGTTTTAGCCGGCTATCCGGTAGTGGACGTAAAAGCCACTTTGTATGATGGATCATTTCATGAAGTTGATTCCTCGGAAATTGCTTTCAAAATTGCCGCTTCAATGGCATTTCAAGAAGCCACTCGAAGAGCTAAACCGGTTATTTTGGAGCCAGTGATGAAAGTCCAGGTTATTACCCCGGAAAATTTTATGGGAGATGTGGTGGGAGATGTTAATGCAAAAAGAGGTATCATCAAAGAAATTAATGATAGAGGAGAAGGCAATGCCAGAGTGAAAGTAATAGACGCGGAAATTCCATTAGCTTCAATGTTCGGTTATGCCACCCAGCTTCGAAGTATGACACAGGGACGCGCCAATTATGCCATGGAATTCGGACACTATGCCGAAGTGCCGACTAATATCGCTGAAGGGATAAAGAGTAAGAAATAG
- the tuf gene encoding elongation factor Tu: MAAEKFERTKPHVNVGTIGHVDHGKTTLTAAILHVLSFKGWAKPKGVDEIDKAPEERERGITIATAHCEYESEKRHYAHVDCPGHADYIKNMITGAAQMDGAILVVSATDGPMPQTREHILLAHQVGVSTIVVFVNKVDMVDDPELVDLVEAEVRELLSKYEFDGDNAVIIRGSALKALETKSADDEAAKPIFDLVAALDEKIPEPVRDIDKPYLMPIEDIFSIEGRGTVVTGRIERGVVNINDEVEIVGLKPTQKTVVTGIEMFNKSLDKGTAGDNAGVLIRGVKKEDVERGQVLAKPGSITPHTEFEGEVYILTKEEGGRHTPFFKGYKPQFYIRTTDVTGEVILPEGTEMVMPGDTVSLNIKLIAPVAMEEGMRFAIREGGKTVGSGVATKVIK; encoded by the coding sequence ATGGCAGCAGAAAAATTTGAAAGAACTAAGCCTCATGTCAATGTCGGAACCATTGGTCATGTTGATCACGGAAAGACTACTCTTACCGCGGCTATTCTTCATGTACTGAGCTTTAAGGGCTGGGCAAAACCAAAGGGAGTGGATGAAATTGACAAAGCTCCTGAGGAAAGAGAAAGAGGAATAACCATTGCAACTGCTCACTGTGAATATGAATCTGAAAAAAGGCATTATGCTCATGTAGACTGTCCGGGACATGCTGATTATATCAAGAACATGATTACCGGAGCCGCTCAAATGGACGGAGCAATATTGGTAGTAAGCGCTACTGATGGACCTATGCCTCAAACCAGAGAGCATATTCTCTTGGCTCATCAGGTGGGAGTTTCAACGATTGTTGTTTTCGTTAACAAAGTTGATATGGTTGACGATCCGGAACTTGTTGATTTGGTAGAAGCGGAAGTTCGAGAGTTATTGTCGAAATATGAATTTGACGGAGACAATGCTGTGATAATCAGAGGTTCAGCACTTAAGGCGCTTGAAACAAAATCAGCAGATGATGAAGCTGCAAAACCAATATTTGACTTGGTTGCCGCTCTTGACGAAAAAATTCCTGAACCGGTTAGAGATATTGACAAGCCATACCTGATGCCGATTGAAGATATATTTTCAATTGAAGGTCGAGGAACAGTGGTAACCGGAAGAATCGAAAGAGGAGTAGTGAATATCAATGATGAAGTGGAAATTGTCGGACTCAAACCTACTCAAAAGACAGTAGTAACCGGAATCGAAATGTTTAACAAATCTCTTGACAAAGGAACGGCCGGGGATAATGCCGGAGTCCTTATTCGAGGAGTTAAAAAAGAAGATGTGGAAAGAGGGCAAGTTTTGGCCAAACCGGGATCAATCACTCCTCACACTGAATTCGAAGGAGAAGTATACATTTTAACCAAAGAGGAAGGCGGAAGACACACTCCATTTTTCAAAGGATACAAACCTCAATTTTATATTAGAACTACTGATGTTACCGGAGAAGTAATCTTGCCGGAAGGAACGGAAATGGTGATGCCTGGAGATACTGTAAGTCTTAACATAAAATTGATTGCTCCGGTCGCTATGGAAGAAGGAATGAGATTCGCGATTCGAGAAGGCGGAAAGACAGTTGGCAGCGGAGTAGCAACCAAAGTTATCAAGTAG
- the rpsJ gene encoding 30S ribosomal protein S10 gives MNYLKFSQKTEMQKSEEGTRVRIKIKAYDNKIIDQSAKKIVETAERSGAKITGPVPLPTEIHKVTVNKSTFVHKDAREQFEMVIHKRLIDIWNPTGKTIENLTSLDLPAGVDVEIKM, from the coding sequence ATGAATTATTTAAAATTTAGTCAAAAAACTGAAATGCAAAAATCAGAAGAAGGCACAAGAGTTCGTATAAAAATCAAAGCCTACGACAACAAAATTATTGACCAATCAGCCAAGAAGATAGTGGAAACAGCTGAAAGAAGCGGCGCAAAGATTACCGGACCAGTTCCGCTTCCAACCGAGATCCATAAAGTGACCGTCAATAAGTCGACTTTTGTTCATAAAGACGCCAGAGAGCAATTTGAAATGGTTATCCACAAAAGGCTTATTGATATTTGGAATCCGACTGGAAAGACGATAGAAAATCTCACAAGCCTTGATTTGCCGGCAGGAGTTGACGTAGAGATAAAGATGTGA
- the rplC gene encoding 50S ribosomal protein L3, with translation MTKFILGKKLGMTTIYDENKGALNVTLIECVPNKISFIRTPEKDGYSAVLLEVDKTINKKAKKEFRVKNNAEIKTGDEVKVDIFEMDEKVKITGITKGKGFQGVMKRHGFHGSSSTHGHKHDLRAPGSVGATYPEHVMKGKRMAGRMGGEKSSAKNLKIVYIDKDKNILGVKGAVPGVVGRIVEITSVD, from the coding sequence ATGACAAAGTTTATACTCGGGAAAAAATTAGGAATGACGACTATTTATGATGAGAATAAAGGGGCTTTGAATGTGACTCTTATTGAATGCGTTCCTAACAAAATTTCATTCATCAGAACTCCTGAAAAAGATGGATATAGCGCTGTTTTGTTGGAAGTAGATAAAACTATCAATAAAAAAGCCAAGAAAGAATTCAGGGTTAAAAATAATGCGGAAATAAAAACAGGAGATGAAGTTAAAGTTGACATTTTTGAGATGGATGAGAAAGTTAAGATTACCGGAATTACCAAAGGAAAAGGATTTCAAGGAGTAATGAAAAGACATGGTTTTCACGGATCTTCAAGCACGCATGGCCATAAACATGATCTTAGAGCTCCCGGTTCTGTCGGAGCGACCTATCCGGAACACGTGATGAAAGGGAAGAGGATGGCCGGAAGAATGGGTGGAGAAAAATCATCAGCCAAAAATTTAAAAATAGTTTATATCGATAAAGATAAGAATATATTGGGAGTCAAAGGAGCAGTTCCGGGCGTAGTTGGAAGAATAGTAGAAATAACTAGTGTAGATTAG